Genomic DNA from Prunus persica cultivar Lovell chromosome G1, Prunus_persica_NCBIv2, whole genome shotgun sequence:
atatatacattgacataataaattcaaacattatAAAAAGTCTTTGAGGAAATTACAactatgattttttaaaaacaaaccacatGGACCAAAATTGAGGCCATTCATATTTTGGGGGCTGAGCCATTTAGGCCTGGAGGATTGGAACTAGCAACTAGGCTATTTTTTCGGaaattttttctgatttaggGTGGGTCAGAGCAGACCTCAGCCACCCCGTGGACCATGctctatattatttttcccaCCCTCCCATGTCCTATGTACTCATAAAACGTATGCTTCACATTTGCTACGGATACGCATGGGCGTATGTGAGACACTCGTTTTTCTCATATTTCTGCAATGAAACTTCTTgtaattcttttaatttatttttttaaataaggtGAGACAAATccgaaaacccaaaaaaaaaaaaaaaaaactaataggGCGACACTCGGCTTAATGTATCATTATCCAAGATAAGAGCCAAATAAGTAGAGAGGACATCAAAACTATGCAAACCCAAAGACAGGTTGTGCCCCCCATAGCAACAAGATGATCATCAAAACTTCTTTGTAACTCCAAACGTTATTCAAAGAAGCAACCTGGTTCCATAAGCATGTCGAATAAACACTTGTGGGTAATGTGATCACTATAAAAGCAGCAGCCcttcttgttttttcaatGAATGAAGATgactttcttctttctttctcaaattttgtataggaaaagataatattttcCAATGCCTACGTTCTTACATAAATAGATATATAACCTTGCATAATCGCTAtagtctttctctttcttagggtttagcggtcatataatttcatgtttttattcaaaaatagTTAACTTTAATTCGATCTGTTTAATTAATCGTATCAAATGCCTAAAGTCCACTCAATCTATTTATAAACTTGTTGTATTTGGATTTAACTACTTCTATTTTGAGCTAAATTGTTTAAAGTAAGTTTCCATTATTATGACCCAAACCTATCACTTATACCTTAGTTATCAAATTAGAATTCACTTAATTATGAATACATACAAAACCACAAAAACTAGTATTTTAATTATACTTTTtgtcatataatatataatactaATAAATGACAAAATGAATATACTAGTTAAATATGTTTATTATGTCAATATTGAGTTACTAAGCTTAACACTAACACTAACACTAACACTAACACTAACACTAACACCAcctatttataatttgtatttaGCGAGTCGTGTCATACTCGGATTCATGTCAAGCAATGGTCAACTCAAATCTACTAACTACTTCATGTCGTTTTTCGGTCGTGTTATTATGttgtgtgaaaaaaaaaaacagaaaataaatttataatagtATAATAATTCTATGTATCCGAAACTTCCCATCAATTTCCtacctttacttttattttcacACTCTTAACCAACCCACCCTCCTCCCCCGAAtccaacttttttttccccacttAAAATTGTCAGCATCACATTGAAATTCAACTTTCTTTTCTCACTTCTAATTCTCATCACATTGTCTACATGCATGGCGCATGCGAATTATTCAAGTAAAAGATATTCATctcaaatataataaaatattttctacaaaaacaaaagcgcTTTCCACAAATAGATCGAATTTAGCTGTAATAAATTTCCTACCTTTTTCTATTCGTTTTACTGTTTTTTTAGCTCAGAAAGCACGTGGCTACGAACAGAAAGAGAAATTGTGATTATAAAGGAAGGTTAAATTCTTAGCGGGGTTATCTTATATATGGTAAGGGTGGTCGGTGGTAACTAGTAATTGCCAATTTAAGAATAATATGATATTGGAGCGTGACACATTGTGGTTGTTGGATGCCCACACGaggaaaatatattaaattagtCAAAATCAACAAATGTGGAAATTGCATTTTGGCCCCTCTAATGTTTTGGATTATATGCCATGTTTGTATAACATGACAAATCTTTTAGTTTAGATTTTAGgcttcaagaaatatttatttaaaatttgaaactttATATCATGGCTATTGGCATGTTTACTTATCTAGGATTGAAATAGGGAGACGAAGTGAAAAAGACTTGGAGTAGGACGAAGCAAACTGAAACATGTATACCCAAATTAGAGTGTTTATTAAGTGTTTGGAAGTGTAATTGTAATGaggctaattataattagtatGTTTACTAATTGTTTGGTTGGAATCGGAATCAAAGCTAATTTGATTTATGAAAATTAGGAAGGCGATTGTTTATATGTGTGGGTCTTGTCTTTATCTTTCTTCTAAACCGTTAGTAAATATTGAGATAACTTAAAACAAGAATGACTCCTTTATATCTAATGGATGTTATGAGAATGTTTAATTTCGAAGAACTTTTATTGTCAACCTCAATGAGAAAATGTAAAATAGTCTCTTCATTCTTTTTAACACTTTTTAATTAGCATGTTTACTTATCAATAAATGACAAGTCATGAATTGGAAAACTTGGACATGTACTCAAGGAATTGGAACTCAATCAACTACTCCCCTAGTTGATCTCATTAATGATTTTAAGAGTACTTGATTACGGATTTTCATATGGaacttatataattttttattccttatatattaataaacgTAGGAAAATGGATGAAATAGAATCATTCAAAATACccatataataaaaaaacacataaaaaacaTGAATTGAAATCATTCCGATACTAATAAGTAAATATGTCATTAAGtctcattttttatttcaaccaATCACTCATTCACAATGCATAGCATGTGTCATCCTTTTAGTTGAAATTAATATTATCTTGTGACCTAAAAAGTTAATGTCATCTGAATTTCTTAATGAAATGTAAAGTTGTTCTGTAACGTTTCAACgttttgatttaaaaataaaagtccaATAATTGTATTCgagtaaaaatattattattatttagtttttaaagtatttacgaattaaaaatttatggaCCGATCCATGGCTTGCTTTCAAAGGCCCAAAGCCCTCAATTTCGGCCAAACTCCCAAAGCCCTCAATTTGCTGCAACAATGGCGGTTGGGTGGAAGCCATTGTTGCCCCTAATCGCAGTCTCAGCTCTGTTCATCTATGAAGAGTGGGTCTCATCTCCTTCCTGCAAAAGGTTACCTAGCCCTAACCTCCATGGCCATGAACCCAACCAGGACCACCCAGACGACCTCAAGGTCATGATGGTCGCCAATCTCCTCCTCCTGGGCTCCGAGGCCGGCTACTTCAACCTCCTCTTCAGAGACTACTACTTGTCCAGGTTCTTCACGGTAATACCAGCAAACACAATTCCCCCTTTTGCCCTCGCCTTCCCCATTTATTTACTACTGAGTTGCCTGAATTTTTATCAAGCAGAATTCTTTCCGAACTTTGAAGCCCGATATGCTGTTAGTGTTGGGCGATATCTCGGCCCGAGGTTACAAATTGCCGAATTCCAAGTACATTTCGGTGATTCACCAGTTTCAGCGTGTATTGGGTCCATTTCTCGGGCTGCCACTTCACGTTGTTCTTGGCGACCGAGATATCGGAGAGTGCGATAAGCTAAGTTCGGATTTGGTGAGTTGGGTTTCGGGTAGATTTCCGGGTCTTGACTCTGCCGGTTGCGGAGCCTTCGAAATCGGTAATGTGAGTTTCGTGTCTCTAAATGCCGTGGCTTTGCTTTGCGGGAACAATGAGCTGAGGTTCAGTGTGGAGAAGGTGGTGGAGAGTGAAAGCATGGATTTTCAGATGGGAAGCGAGCTGGAGGGAATGGATGAGAATGGTCGAGTGAGGAAGAAGGTTTATGAGTTTGGGTGGAGAGAGAATGCTATGTCATCTGGGTCTGGTCCTGTGCTCTTGCTTCACTTCCCATTAAGCCAAACTGTAGCTGCTGCTAACTATGATAGGAGCAGGAGTTCAAGCATATTGGACGGCAGGTAGGTGCAagcaattgtttttgtttctgtttctgttttttactttcagtttttttaaatgtCTGATAGGAATTATTTCAAATGGGATTTTTACATTTGACCTCATAGAAGCTGTAGTAAAAGCTGGCTATTAGTTTGTgctgtttattttgttttgttactCTCAGTTTGTACAATGGCTTGAAGTTTTACTTCAtgctaaattaaaaattgtttaCCCTTTGATTCTAGGGGTCGTGTTGGTACAGGGCCATACAATTTGTTACACAAGCTACCTCCAAATGCTACTGAATATATCTTTCAAGCTCTCAAACCAAGGTGAGTTCATGTTCAGAGGAAGAGTTCTTATGATACTGTCATTCTTGGTTATTAGGACCgtgtttttccattttctacaATCGTCTAGTGAAATGCCGCATGTGTGTTCTTAAATAAAGCATGTTAGCGAGATCCTCTTAAATAAAGCATGTTAGCGAGACCGATTTAGTCTTCAAGGAGATGACTCCTCTGATTGTCATAACTTCTGTTTGTATTGTGTACATATGCTATGGTCTTAACTTGTCACCATTTCAGAGTATTCCGATATCTCATATTTCTAGGTCTGGTTTTATTTCTGATTAACTGTTTTCTCTGGTTGATATAAGAGAAGGAGAATATAATTAACTTGATTTATAGAGTACAAAATAATTGCATGTATgagaaactaaaaatgaaacttGTACAGAACTGTCCTTGTAAAAACACAGTGTCTGCTTGTACAGAACTGTCCATTCACACGCCAAACACtggaaaacaaaggaaaaaagtcaTGATCTGTTTTGCAAAACATATAGGgtttgaaagagaaatttcTATGCAAGTTCCTTATTGGAACCTTCTCAGACTTTCCATTGCTGTGATGGTGGGGTATGATACAATCTTATGCTCTGAAGTTGAGGGGATAAATTCCACAAATCTCAGGAGTaaactttcattttttatgttttctgtTGGGGGTGGGTTTAATGACGCTTTGGCTTTCTCTTTGTTTAACCAGGCTTGGTATATCCATGAATTGTTCCATTTTCCCAGATTTCCACTAATTTTCTGTTACCAAAGTTTATAATACTGAAATGTTCCTCAGTTTACTTTATGCTTGTACAGATTTCTTTTTGACATTTTTATTGTGACCTTTTCCTGAATTCCTCCCAAAATATTCTTGTTGATGTGCCAATCAGATGTTGCTTCATGGCCCACTTGCATTTGAAATTACTCATTTAATCATCACCTAATATTCCTCAGTTTAACACTTATCCCTTGCTAGTGTCCACATATGTCAGACTGGTGGGTAACGCCAGTTTGATGTTATGGCATTGATTGATCCTCCTTAAGTGTAAAAGTGAAATGGGCAAATCTcataatgaaaatttaaattagggTTTCCAATGTTTAATTTCCCAGGGCTTCACTTCTTATATTAATCCATGACTGTGTTCTCCGATTTACAACTCACAATGTACCTCCAATGCCGAGTTCACATCTTCACCTGTAAGCTAATCAGTTTTGTTAATTCCTTGTTTGCAGGATTGTTTTCAGTGCCCACACTCAGGAATTCCATGATCACTTCCACCCAGATGGGACTCGCGAGGTGACTGTTCCTGCCATGACATGGAATGCAAGGGATGATCCTGGATTTGTTGTTGCCATTTTCCGAAGGAACAAAGGAGAAGTAAGCGTCAGCTATTGCTCTCTAGCTAGGGAATCTCACGTTCTAATTGCCTATGTAACTCTTCTGATTCTTTTAGTACCAATGATGGTTTTCCCAAGCACGCCTAATTTAAGATGTTTTACACAAAGTTGAcgctatatatatactaaaattTGTGTTGTGCATTATTTTCCCTACAATTTTGTATGTACAATACTGTGTTGTATTTGGGCAAAGCCAGAATCCTACCAAGGATAAAGCTCTGTTTGCCAAAGTCTATTGGAGGGTATCCTACTTATTTGAACAATGAATCCCCATGAATCCCCGGCTGCATTGTTTTTGGAGAAAACAGAGGTAAATACAAACGTCGTAAATATTGTACCAACCTGTAACTAAACCTACTTGAAAAACTGATCCTGAGACGTGTCACCTGGTGAGATGCCTTGTATAAATCAACGTTTGAGCATATTTATACAATGCTACtaattgatttggtttttgAAGAAATATATGGGTGCTGTTCAGCAAAGTCATGAGGTTGTTCTTGCTACTCCTTCCAGCACCAATCAACCAGCTCCACTTGGTTTTTACTATTTAGACTATACTGGTATCATTTACCAACCAGAGCTTCGCTTTTGACGCAAGCAAAAAGCGACGTTGATATACATAATTCATTATGGAATTCACATGCATCAATGATTCGCAATTATATGTATCAGCGATGCACAATCATCTTTATGCAAAATGATTATCGAGACATCATCATTTCATTAAATTTGACTGATATTCTTAGTACTTTGTTGCCTTTCTTTTAGTCATCTTATGCTATTTCTGTCACTCGAGACACCTCTTCTTGGTTTATTAACTCTGGACGGCCTTGCTCTAATTTCTCTTTAAAACTCTTTCACCTATTGTTGCACCTAATATTCCTGATATTCAAAgcaattaatttttcttcaagtgGTTAGTCTTACCACATTAGATAATATGATGAGGGTCCCAACAAAactttcttcactttcaatcTTCACTTGCAAGTCACATGTCTCATACTTTTTAACGTACTTATCTTGTATGTTCCATCGTATATGTACCGTATCGTATTCTAGTGTACTATACAAGTAGTTCAATTCCAATTTACTCTCCATtgcacatattttttttatttggtcttGTCTCTATTGTGCATGGGAGATAAGCAGTAATTCAATCAACACAATGGAGGACAAAGAACAGCTATAAACAGCTCAAGGTTGGTTTCCCAATAATTAaagattttcattttcaaaatgaaatcatACTTCCATTCTAAATTGGCAGTTGCAAGAAGCAACGCTTCATAAATCAAACTATGATATCAAGAGGGTACTCTACATCTCCTACTTGCAAGAAATAAGAACCTTCTTCCACTACCATCAAACCACCCTCATTTGCATGGCTGAGGTGCTCACAAGGGTTCAAAATGAATTCAAGTTCAGCTCTTTCCCCAGCACTTAATATCACACTCTGAAATCCAACCAACTGTTTCATTGGGCTTCCATTGTTGGGATTCTTCTGACCCACAAAAAGCAACACAGGGTGCTTACCAACCATCTCCCCATGATTTTTGACCGCAACTCTGACTGGGAACTTCTTTTTCTCACAGAATTCTTCACTTAAATCTGGGATTAACCGGAAATGGCCGGAGTCTGAGGACTCAACTTCGGGACTAATGGATGATTCATTTAAGTATAGCTTGTTTTGAGCTATTGCGGAGGCAAACTCATAAATGTAGTTGGAGTAGCTGAGGCCAAAACCAAAGTGATAAACATTTCCGCCTTTGTAGAATCTGTAAGTGCGCCCAGGATAACCTGTTTTTGTGTCAGGCCTCATCCTCATGTCTGTCATTGGTACCTTGACATAATCTTGTGTGTACCAAGTCACTGGCAGTCTTCCACCTGCATGGCAAACATTAAATAATTCAAGCATTTTGTCAAGAAAATGTTATCATCTGTCAATCTAGAATTTGAACAAATTCATTAGGTGGACTTTCGTAAAAGTACGTGTTCCATATTCACAGTTTGACAACATATGATTTCAAATGTTCTCTTGCCATATGATGTCAGATATACGGCAAGAGAACGGTTATCCAGCTTTGTTAATTGGTTCTTCTAAGcattgtcaattaatttaccTGGATTGTGATCACCAAAGATGATTTCAGCAAGGGCGATTCCTCCGGCTTCACCAGGATATCCAGCCCACAAGATGCCTCCAATTTTTTTGTCATACTTGGCTGGAGTTATGTCAACTGGACCCCCACTAAGAATCACAAGAATAACAGGTTTTTTAGCAGCTTTAGCCACACTGGAAATGAGTTCCTGTTGCTTTCCAGGCAGGCCCAAGTGCCTTCTGTCATGCGCCTCTCTCTCTTGACTTTGGTCCAGCCCCATAATCAAAACCACATAATCTGCTGCTTTTGCTGCTTCAACTGCTTTATCAATTGTAGCTTGGGGACACTTAACTGTGTCACAGCCTGCTTCATAATTTGTGTACTTAGCATAACCCTGCAATGCTTTTAAGGGGGTTATGGATTTACATGGACGGCCATGATAATTTCCAAGAAGTGTTTCTGAAGCATTGGCATTGGGACCAATGACAGCAAGAGAAATGGCTTTTGATTTAGGCAATGGGAGAAGTCTGCCAGAGTTTTTCAAAAGCACTATGCCATCTTGAGCAGCTTCAAGGGCTAAAGCCTGGTGCTCCTTGGAGCACGCTTGGTCTGGACCAATGTTGCCATAAGGTTGCTCGAGTGGACTGCCGTCAAACAGGCCTAACCTCATCCTTATAGAGAAGAGGTTGTGGAGGGCTCTGTCTATTTCTGACACATCCAGCTTTTTCTGCTGAACTGCAGATTTAGTGTGATCCTTCAAGTAGGATCCACAGTTCACGTCCATGCCTGCAACATTTAGTCAAATTTAGAAGCATGTTAGAGATAGTCCACTACCCTAATGCGTGGTATTGGAATACGATTAAGTGTTATAACCCCGTTTACGTTTTATAATATGTGTAGACAATACGGTTATATTACAACACGTGAACAAATTATGTCACATGACCATATTCTAATACCACATTATAATaagtccaattttgaaatttcttaAATCAAATTTTGTACCAATCAGACACCATAATCTAAaggttctttctttccttttcagaTCTTGACTCAAATCAGTTTCATTTTAGAATTCATGTATCTTATCTTTGATGGGATCTAAAACAATCCAACTTTCTTTTCACTTGTTAGCAGAAAAAGGGAATTGATAATAGGCTTAGAAGCCGTGCATCCGAAAAGAGAACTAGAAGTCCATTTTAAGAGAACAAGAAGGACCAgctactttttttattattttgacttTCAAGCAAAAGCCCATAAAGTTTGATCAAGTGGGTGGGCCCACATATCCACAAATGGGCCCTGACCTCAAATCAAAAGATAATGCGCACAGAATGTACAGCCCAACAGGGGTAGGTTTGACATTACACGGCAAAAAAGTACTCAGAAACTGAGAAACAGACACATGTGGCATGTCATGggaaaataaacaaagtaGAAAAAAGACAAGGGAGGGCCCCACATTACCTGCTTTGAGCACATCACCGACTGCATCTTCGGGCGTTTTAGCGTACCCCTGCACATCGCGAATGATGGACACCGCATCGCAGTCCGACGTGATGTACCTGATCATTTTCGAATTCAAGCTCATCAATAGCTGGATTTTATTGACATTGAGAGTTAGAAacagaaattttattttatcggtcattttttgtctttttctcgCAAAGAATATTCTAAATTACCCTAAACTCGGGATACAAGAAGACGAGCGCACTACTTAACCAACTAGTCTCACCAACATCTGCTTAGTCTCACTGTGAACTGTTAATTATATGTCGACAACAATGCAGAATTAATATCTTATCTTATCATGATAATTGACAGTGAAAATGTCCATAATTGAAGGGAAAACGGTGATCGCAAAAGTAGataattccaaacaaacca
This window encodes:
- the LOC18789504 gene encoding probable beta-D-xylosidase 7 is translated as MKLQALTPPTPLFCFFFFTTLLFYPTESTQPPYACDSSQPSTSSYPFCKTTLPINQRVQDLVSRLTLDEKISQLVNSAPPIPRLSIPSYEWWSEALHGVADVGKGINLYGTISNATSFPQVILTAASFNEHLWYRIGQVIGTEARALYNAGQATGMTFWAPNINIFRDPRWGRGQETPGEDPLVVGKYAVSYVRGVQGDSFEGGKLKVGGRLQASACCKHFTAYDLDNWKSVTRFGFDARVSEQDLADTYQPPFKSCVQQGQASGIMCAYNRVNGVPSCADYNLLTKVARGQWDFHGYITSDCDAVSIIRDVQGYAKTPEDAVGDVLKAGMDVNCGSYLKDHTKSAVQQKKLDVSEIDRALHNLFSIRMRLGLFDGSPLEQPYGNIGPDQACSKEHQALALEAAQDGIVLLKNSGRLLPLPKSKAISLAVIGPNANASETLLGNYHGRPCKSITPLKALQGYAKYTNYEAGCDTVKCPQATIDKAVEAAKAADYVVLIMGLDQSQEREAHDRRHLGLPGKQQELISSVAKAAKKPVILVILSGGPVDITPAKYDKKIGGILWAGYPGEAGGIALAEIIFGDHNPGGRLPVTWYTQDYVKVPMTDMRMRPDTKTGYPGRTYRFYKGGNVYHFGFGLSYSNYIYEFASAIAQNKLYLNESSISPEVESSDSGHFRLIPDLSEEFCEKKKFPVRVAVKNHGEMVGKHPVLLFVGQKNPNNGSPMKQLVGFQSVILSAGERAELEFILNPCEHLSHANEGGLMVVEEGSYFLQVGDVEYPLDIIV
- the LOC18793424 gene encoding metallophosphoesterase 1, with product MAVGWKPLLPLIAVSALFIYEEWVSSPSCKRLPSPNLHGHEPNQDHPDDLKVMMVANLLLLGSEAGYFNLLFRDYYLSRFFTNSFRTLKPDMLLVLGDISARGYKLPNSKYISVIHQFQRVLGPFLGLPLHVVLGDRDIGECDKLSSDLVSWVSGRFPGLDSAGCGAFEIGNVSFVSLNAVALLCGNNELRFSVEKVVESESMDFQMGSELEGMDENGRVRKKVYEFGWRENAMSSGSGPVLLLHFPLSQTVAAANYDRSRSSSILDGRGRVGTGPYNLLHKLPPNATEYIFQALKPRIVFSAHTQEFHDHFHPDGTREVTVPAMTWNARDDPGFVVAIFRRNKGEVSVSYCSLARESHVLIAYVTLLILLVPMMVFPSTPNLRCFTQS